A DNA window from Sphingomonas profundi contains the following coding sequences:
- a CDS encoding glycosidase encodes MFEGDDYLIFGPQDVDLSRSPLRPSLATDTYVLGAFNPGFARLGNGNLLMMVRVAEALSEPVVDGHVRAIRWTADGYVLDAHDLAAVDMSDPRQFAIRGRPYRQLALTSLSWLLPVELTPDGRTIIAVHYDRAIAPGETWQDYGIEDARITRIGEIWYMTACTVSAERHATALYTSPDGVDWDLQGIVLDHQNKDMILFEGKVGGRFMALTRPLGELYFAYPPGSDHAGGPAINLAASPDALHWKPLDRPGLRPRAGSTSNMKLGGGSQPIRTDAGWLMLYHGVETRGTVGIYRTFWAVLDADDPTRVVRLEDGVPLLEANPALTAPIADRMYLPTPVVFTTGIVDAGDHYIVASGEADLACRITHIPKARFA; translated from the coding sequence ATGTTCGAGGGCGACGATTATCTGATCTTCGGCCCGCAGGACGTGGATCTGTCGCGCTCGCCGCTGCGGCCGTCGCTGGCGACTGACACCTATGTGCTGGGCGCCTTCAATCCGGGCTTCGCGCGGCTGGGCAACGGTAATCTGCTGATGATGGTGCGCGTGGCGGAGGCGCTGAGCGAGCCGGTGGTGGACGGCCACGTCCGCGCGATCCGCTGGACGGCGGACGGCTACGTGCTCGACGCGCACGACCTGGCGGCGGTGGACATGAGCGATCCGCGCCAGTTCGCCATTCGCGGCCGCCCGTACCGGCAGCTGGCGCTCACCTCGCTTTCCTGGCTGCTGCCGGTGGAGCTGACGCCGGACGGGCGCACGATCATCGCCGTCCACTATGATCGGGCGATCGCCCCGGGCGAGACATGGCAGGATTACGGCATCGAGGATGCGCGCATCACCCGCATCGGCGAGATCTGGTACATGACGGCCTGCACGGTGAGCGCCGAACGCCACGCGACCGCGCTCTACACCTCGCCGGACGGGGTCGACTGGGATCTGCAGGGCATCGTGCTGGATCACCAGAACAAGGACATGATCCTGTTCGAGGGCAAGGTGGGCGGCCGCTTCATGGCGCTGACGCGTCCGCTCGGCGAGCTCTACTTCGCCTATCCGCCGGGCAGCGACCATGCCGGCGGCCCGGCGATCAACCTGGCGGCATCGCCGGACGCGCTGCACTGGAAGCCGCTCGACCGGCCGGGTCTGCGGCCGCGCGCGGGCTCCACCTCGAACATGAAGCTCGGTGGCGGCAGCCAGCCGATCCGTACCGACGCCGGCTGGCTGATGCTGTATCACGGCGTGGAGACGCGTGGCACGGTGGGCATCTACCGCACTTTCTGGGCGGTGCTGGATGCCGACGATCCGACCCGCGTGGTGCGGCTGGAGGACGGCGTGCCGCTGCTGGAGGCGAACCCGGCGCTGACCGCGCCGATCGCCGACCGGATGTACCTGCCGACCCCGGTGGTGTTCACGACCGGCATCGTCGATGCGGGCGACCATTATATCGTCGCGTCCGGCGAGGCCGATCTCGCCTGCCGCATCACCCACATCCCGAAGGCGCGCTTCGCGTGA
- a CDS encoding alpha-amylase family glycosyl hydrolase, with amino-acid sequence MTWWRQAVFYQIYPRSFQDSDGDGIGDLRGIAGRLDYLAGLGVDAIWISPLYPSPMADFGYDVADYRDVDPRFGTLADFDALLAAAHGRGLRVLLDFVPNHSSDQHPWFVASRSSRQHAKRDWYIWRDPAPGGGPPNNWISDFGGSAWEYDAASGQYYSHAFLKEQPDLNWRNPEVVAAMHDVLRFWFDRGVDGFRIDVLWHMVKAADFADNPPNPAWRPGMADMLRVLQTRSTDQPEIHAVAADLRRIADTAGERVLIGEIYLPLDRLMTYYGTADMPGVHLPFNFSLIDAPWDAAGLARLIADYEAALPPGGWPNWVLGNHDRPRIATRVGPAQARVAAMLLLTLRGTPTLYYGDELGLTDVAIPPERVQDPRELREPGLGLNRDPVRTPMAWDGGPGAGFTTGDPWLPLHDDAATRNVAAQAADAGSMLSLVRDLLALRRAHPALSLGALEGVSGEDDVLRYERSDGGERLIVALNLSAGERRFALPDHVGMPRLLLSTVPPWRTGGEDGDGRTILLAPDEGVVLLDE; translated from the coding sequence GTGACGTGGTGGCGCCAGGCGGTATTCTACCAGATCTATCCGCGCTCCTTTCAGGACAGCGACGGCGACGGCATCGGCGACCTGCGGGGCATCGCCGGCCGGCTCGACTATCTCGCCGGCCTGGGCGTGGATGCGATCTGGATCTCGCCGCTCTACCCCTCGCCGATGGCCGATTTCGGCTATGACGTGGCGGACTATCGCGACGTCGATCCCCGCTTCGGCACGCTCGCCGATTTCGATGCGCTGCTGGCGGCGGCGCATGGGCGGGGCCTGCGCGTGCTGCTCGATTTCGTGCCGAACCACAGTTCGGACCAGCATCCGTGGTTCGTCGCCAGCCGATCCTCGCGGCAGCACGCCAAGCGGGACTGGTATATCTGGCGCGATCCGGCGCCGGGCGGCGGGCCGCCGAACAACTGGATCAGCGACTTCGGCGGGTCGGCGTGGGAGTATGACGCGGCCAGCGGCCAATATTACAGTCACGCGTTCCTCAAGGAGCAGCCCGACCTCAACTGGCGCAACCCGGAGGTGGTGGCGGCCATGCACGACGTGCTGCGCTTCTGGTTCGATCGCGGGGTGGACGGCTTTCGCATCGACGTGCTGTGGCACATGGTGAAGGCGGCCGACTTCGCCGACAATCCGCCCAATCCGGCGTGGCGGCCCGGCATGGCCGACATGCTGCGCGTGCTGCAGACCCGATCGACCGACCAGCCGGAGATCCACGCCGTCGCCGCCGATCTCCGCCGCATCGCCGATACGGCCGGGGAGCGTGTGCTGATCGGTGAGATCTACCTGCCGCTGGACAGGCTGATGACCTATTACGGCACGGCGGATATGCCCGGCGTGCACCTGCCGTTCAACTTCTCGCTGATCGACGCTCCGTGGGATGCGGCCGGCCTCGCCCGCCTGATCGCCGATTACGAGGCGGCGCTACCGCCCGGCGGCTGGCCGAACTGGGTGCTGGGCAATCACGACCGGCCACGCATCGCCACCCGCGTCGGCCCGGCGCAGGCGCGCGTCGCGGCGATGCTGCTGCTGACCTTGCGCGGCACGCCGACGCTCTATTATGGCGACGAACTGGGGCTGACGGACGTGGCGATCCCGCCCGAACGGGTGCAGGATCCGCGCGAGCTGCGGGAACCCGGCCTCGGTCTCAACCGCGATCCGGTGCGCACCCCGATGGCGTGGGACGGGGGGCCGGGCGCCGGCTTCACCACCGGCGATCCGTGGCTGCCGCTGCACGACGACGCGGCGACGCGCAACGTGGCGGCGCAGGCGGCGGATGCGGGATCGATGCTGTCGCTCGTTCGCGATCTGCTGGCGCTGCGGCGCGCGCATCCGGCGCTGTCGCTCGGCGCGCTGGAGGGCGTGTCCGGCGAGGACGACGTGCTGCGCTACGAGCGGAGCGATGGCGGCGAGCGGCTGATCGTGGCGCTGAACCTCTCCGCCGGGGAGCGGCGGTTCGCACTGCCGGACCATGTCGGCATGCCGCGGCTGCTGCTCTCCACCGTGCCGCCGTGGCGCACCGGCGGAGAGGATGGCGACGGCCGCACGATCCTGCTGGCGCCGGACGAGGGCGTCGTGCTGCTCGACGAATAG
- the aroB gene encoding 3-dehydroquinate synthase, whose product MTTITVALEGRGYDILIEDGALDRAGTLLAPYIRRGRVLVVTDGNVAAAQLGRLRAALDGAGLAVSVEVLPPGEGTKSWAQLAALTDAMLARGIERGDHVVALGGGVIGDLVGFAAAILKRGCGFVQVPTTLLAQVDSSVGGKTAINSAAGKNLIGAFHQPGFVLIDPTTLDTLPQREVRAGYAEVVKYGLIDDAAFFAWCEANAAALLAGDPAARASAIAHSVAAKAAIVAADERETSGTRALLNLGHTFGHALEAETGFSDRLLHGEAVAAGIALAFRFSACAGLCPPGDAARVTAHLRATGLPVTLADCGIDADGATLVAHMAHDKKMDGGRLPFLLARGIGRTFLAKDVALADVTAFLDEEA is encoded by the coding sequence ATGACGACCATCACCGTCGCTCTCGAAGGCCGCGGCTACGACATACTGATCGAGGACGGCGCGCTCGATCGCGCCGGCACGCTGCTCGCGCCGTACATCCGGCGCGGTCGGGTGCTCGTCGTCACCGACGGCAACGTGGCGGCGGCGCAGCTCGGCCGCCTGCGCGCCGCGCTGGACGGGGCCGGGCTGGCCGTGTCGGTCGAGGTCCTGCCGCCCGGCGAGGGCACCAAGAGCTGGGCGCAGCTCGCCGCCCTCACCGATGCGATGCTGGCCCGGGGCATAGAGCGCGGCGATCATGTGGTGGCGCTCGGCGGCGGCGTGATCGGCGATCTCGTGGGCTTCGCCGCCGCCATCCTGAAGCGCGGCTGCGGCTTCGTGCAGGTGCCGACGACATTGCTCGCCCAGGTCGATTCGTCGGTTGGCGGCAAGACGGCGATCAACAGCGCCGCCGGCAAGAACCTGATCGGCGCCTTCCACCAGCCCGGCTTCGTGCTGATCGATCCGACCACGCTCGATACCCTGCCGCAGCGGGAGGTGCGCGCCGGCTATGCCGAGGTGGTGAAGTACGGCCTGATCGACGACGCCGCCTTCTTCGCCTGGTGCGAGGCGAACGCCGCGGCCCTGCTCGCCGGCGATCCCGCCGCGCGGGCCAGCGCGATCGCCCACAGCGTCGCCGCCAAGGCCGCGATCGTGGCGGCGGACGAGCGCGAGACCAGCGGCACCCGCGCGCTGCTGAACCTCGGCCACACCTTCGGCCATGCGCTGGAGGCGGAGACCGGCTTCTCGGACCGGCTGCTGCACGGCGAGGCCGTCGCCGCCGGCATCGCGCTGGCCTTTCGCTTCTCCGCCTGCGCCGGCCTCTGCCCGCCCGGCGATGCGGCGCGGGTGACGGCGCATCTGCGCGCCACCGGCCTGCCCGTCACCTTGGCCGACTGCGGCATCGATGCGGACGGCGCCACCCTGGTCGCCCACATGGCCCACGACAAGAAGATGGATGGCGGCCGCCTCCCCTTCCTCCTCGCCCGCGGCATCGGCCGCACGTTTCTGGCGAAAGACGTGGCGCTGGCTGACGTGACGGCCTTCCTGGATGAGGAAGCCTAA
- a CDS encoding Smr/MutS family protein, producing the protein MTGRHLDPEERALWRRVTESVRPIARARPTAAKPKGPPAAAPPAPMPTPARRLGRVPPPLPPRLSAQPAPVPDTLDGGWDRRLRRGLVAPDRTIDLHGHTLATAHNALDAELARAIAMEARLLLLVTGRPPRERARSAGGEERPRGAIRASIGDWLSGSRFADRIAAVRNAHPRHGGAGALYVVLRRRREVR; encoded by the coding sequence ATGACGGGCCGGCATCTCGACCCTGAGGAGCGCGCGCTGTGGCGGCGCGTGACGGAGAGCGTGCGGCCGATCGCCCGCGCCCGGCCGACCGCCGCGAAGCCGAAGGGTCCGCCGGCGGCGGCACCGCCCGCCCCGATGCCGACGCCGGCCAGGCGCCTGGGCCGAGTGCCGCCGCCGCTGCCGCCCCGGCTGTCCGCGCAGCCGGCGCCGGTGCCGGACACGCTGGACGGCGGGTGGGACAGGCGGCTGCGGCGCGGGCTGGTGGCGCCCGATCGCACGATCGACCTGCATGGTCACACGCTCGCCACCGCCCACAACGCGCTGGACGCCGAACTGGCCCGCGCGATCGCGATGGAGGCGCGGCTGCTGCTGCTGGTGACGGGCCGGCCGCCGCGCGAGCGCGCCCGTAGCGCCGGTGGCGAGGAGCGACCGCGCGGCGCCATCCGCGCCTCGATCGGCGACTGGCTCTCCGGCTCCCGCTTCGCCGATCGCATCGCGGCCGTGCGCAACGCCCATCCACGGCATGGCGGCGCGGGTGCGCTCTACGTGGTGCTCAGGCGGCGGCGGGAGGTGCGATAG
- a CDS encoding glycosyltransferase family 4 protein has translation MRIAMLAPISWRTPPRHYGPWELVTSLLTEALVARGVDVTLFATQDSHTAGTLAGVCPAPYSEDPSIDAKVWETLHVAHVFERAGEFDLIHNQADFVPLAFSRLVDTPMVTTIHGFGTTPERVLPPWRAYQDRVAYVAISDADRAEGLHYAATIHHGIPVEDFRFDPVGSDDLLFFGRIHPDKGAAEAIAAASRTGRRLVMAGIVQDEGYFARQVEPAIDGDRVVYAGAVGGEERVRMLGAARALLHLINFDEPFGLSVVEALASGTPVIATRRGSMPELIDHGVTGFLVESVDEAVAAIDRLGEIDRAACRRAVEERFSVDRMADRYLALYRSLIG, from the coding sequence ATGCGTATCGCGATGCTCGCGCCGATCTCCTGGCGCACCCCGCCGCGCCATTATGGCCCGTGGGAACTCGTCACCAGCCTGCTGACCGAGGCGCTGGTCGCGCGCGGAGTGGACGTGACCCTGTTCGCCACGCAGGATTCGCACACCGCGGGCACCCTGGCCGGCGTGTGCCCGGCGCCCTATTCGGAAGATCCCTCGATCGACGCCAAGGTGTGGGAGACGCTGCATGTCGCCCACGTGTTCGAGCGGGCGGGCGAGTTCGATCTGATCCACAACCAGGCCGATTTCGTGCCGCTGGCCTTTTCGCGGCTGGTGGATACGCCGATGGTGACGACGATCCACGGCTTCGGCACCACGCCGGAGCGGGTGCTGCCGCCGTGGCGCGCGTATCAGGATCGCGTCGCCTATGTCGCGATCAGCGATGCCGACCGGGCGGAGGGGCTGCATTATGCCGCGACGATCCACCACGGCATCCCGGTCGAGGATTTCCGCTTCGATCCGGTGGGCAGCGACGACCTGCTGTTCTTCGGCCGCATCCACCCCGACAAGGGCGCGGCGGAGGCGATCGCGGCGGCGTCGCGGACGGGTCGGCGGCTGGTGATGGCCGGCATCGTGCAGGACGAGGGCTATTTCGCGCGGCAGGTGGAGCCCGCGATCGACGGCGACCGGGTGGTCTATGCCGGGGCGGTGGGCGGCGAGGAGCGGGTGCGCATGCTGGGCGCGGCGCGCGCGCTGCTGCACCTCATCAACTTCGACGAGCCGTTCGGCCTCTCGGTGGTCGAGGCGCTCGCCTCCGGCACGCCGGTGATTGCGACGCGGCGCGGATCGATGCCCGAACTGATCGACCACGGCGTGACCGGCTTCCTCGTCGAGAGCGTCGACGAGGCGGTGGCGGCGATCGACCGCCTCGGCGAGATCGACCGCGCCGCATGCCGCCGCGCAGTGGAGGAGCGATTCTCGGTCGACCGGATGGCCGACCGATATCTGGCGCTGTACCGCAGCCTGATCGGTTAG
- a CDS encoding murein transglycosylase A: MSRARFAGVALAALALAGCVGPGERSAAPPPPSERPAASTAPATPVFAEIRPPVRGAHPLPEPPTPLVDMPVGDRAAVLGVRPGPPVPSLGIQPDEARAALAAFRLSCPSLVRRTDASGLTRGEDWRPACAAAPGWRDGDAAAFFARYFETAVVGAGTAFATGYYEPEIAGSRDRRPGYDVPIYRRPPDLIEADLGLFAPDLKGRKVRGQAKDGKLLLYPDRAAIVRGAIAGRGLELAWAADPIEFFFLQVQGSGRLRLPDGRVMRIGYDSQNGRDYVGIGALMKGRGLLEPGQSSMQGIMAWLRAHPEEGRAIMDENKSFVFFRELTGGGPIGAMGVPVTGRTSVAADPAFVPLGAPLFVALDRGEASGLWVAQDTGGAIKGANRFDTFWGAGEEARRIAGGMSGRGQAWLLLPIGTVARLTGAGYDGPASRP; this comes from the coding sequence GGCGGCGCTGGCTCTCGCCGGATGCGTCGGGCCGGGCGAGCGCTCGGCCGCGCCGCCACCGCCGAGCGAGCGGCCCGCCGCATCGACCGCACCCGCGACGCCGGTGTTCGCCGAGATCAGGCCGCCGGTTCGCGGCGCGCATCCGCTGCCGGAACCGCCGACGCCGCTTGTGGACATGCCGGTGGGCGATCGTGCCGCGGTGCTCGGCGTGCGGCCCGGGCCGCCCGTGCCTTCTCTCGGCATCCAGCCCGACGAGGCGCGCGCCGCGCTGGCCGCCTTTCGCCTGTCCTGCCCGTCGCTCGTGCGGCGCACCGATGCGAGCGGGCTGACGCGCGGCGAGGATTGGCGACCGGCCTGCGCCGCCGCGCCCGGCTGGCGCGACGGGGACGCCGCCGCGTTCTTCGCGCGCTATTTCGAAACGGCGGTGGTCGGCGCGGGCACCGCCTTCGCCACCGGCTATTACGAGCCCGAGATCGCCGGATCGCGCGATCGCCGCCCCGGCTACGACGTGCCGATCTACCGCCGCCCGCCCGATCTGATCGAGGCGGACCTGGGCCTGTTCGCGCCGGACCTGAAAGGCCGCAAGGTGCGCGGGCAGGCGAAGGACGGCAAGCTGCTGCTCTATCCCGATCGCGCCGCGATCGTGCGCGGGGCGATTGCCGGGCGCGGGCTGGAACTCGCCTGGGCGGCCGACCCGATCGAGTTCTTCTTCCTGCAGGTGCAGGGATCGGGCCGGCTGCGCCTGCCGGACGGGCGCGTGATGCGTATCGGCTATGACAGCCAGAACGGCCGCGACTATGTCGGCATCGGCGCGCTGATGAAGGGGCGCGGGCTGCTGGAGCCCGGCCAGTCCTCGATGCAGGGGATCATGGCGTGGCTGCGCGCGCACCCGGAGGAGGGGCGGGCGATCATGGACGAGAACAAGTCGTTCGTGTTCTTCCGCGAGCTGACCGGCGGCGGCCCGATCGGCGCGATGGGCGTGCCGGTGACGGGGCGAACGAGCGTGGCGGCAGACCCTGCCTTCGTGCCGCTGGGCGCGCCGCTGTTCGTGGCGCTCGATCGCGGCGAGGCGAGCGGGCTATGGGTGGCGCAGGATACCGGCGGGGCGATCAAGGGCGCCAACCGCTTCGATACCTTCTGGGGTGCTGGCGAAGAGGCACGGCGGATCGCCGGCGGCATGTCCGGCCGGGGGCAGGCGTGGCTGCTGCTGCCGATCGGCACCGTCGCGCGGCTGACGGGGGCGGGTTATGACGGGCCGGCATCTCGACCCTGA